The following are from one region of the Salvia hispanica cultivar TCC Black 2014 chromosome 1, UniMelb_Shisp_WGS_1.0, whole genome shotgun sequence genome:
- the LOC125202578 gene encoding ent-kaurenoic acid oxidase 1-like isoform X1, producing MEMDLAGFWVAVAVSLAALFWWWNDYWYALPFRLHPGSVKLPPGYMGIPFIGEMPAFLWYFKLLCRPDDFINAKRRKYGDGLGLYRTYLFGSPTIITCTPSATKMVLQDESSFSMSWNNVELVGATSLVAVEGPAHNRVRALVVRAVNQPDALRKITLMVQPRVLASLSSWSNRGRITAFKEAKKVTLASIGMYFASIESEDILETIDDLVTGVISGIRAIPINFPGTALHYALQCRRRAKAIFREELEKRSKFEASVAKNDLMEALMQMKDEEGNRLSEDEVLDNIVTLIIAGYSSTSVAIMWAVYYLAKYPEVVVKLREEHMLLCKKLGDLVTYEEIASCKYTTKVVEEIIRMANISAFIVRTAKKDVDYKGYRIPKGWKVACWLRYFQTNPEHFEDPMCFNPDRWNEAPKAGSYMVFGGGPRMCAGNMFARLQVAVLLHHLVLGYRWKLVNPNAGMTYLPHPNPADDVEIDITRI from the exons atggaaatggatTTGGCAGGTTTTTGGGTGGCCGTGGCGGTGTCGTTGGCAGCGTTGTTTTGGTGGTGGAATGATTATTGGTATGCTTTGCCGTTTCGCCTCCACCCCGGCAGCGTGAAGCTCCCTCCCGGCTACATGGGAATACCGTTTATCGGGGAGATGCCAGCGTTTTTGTGGTACTTCAAGCTGCTTTGTCGCCCCGATGACTTCATTAATGCTAAACGCCGCAA GTATGGTGATGGATTAGGACTGTATAGAACATACCTCTTTGGATCACCAACCATAATAACTTGCACCCCATCCGCAACCAAGATGGTGCTGCAAGACGAGTCTAGCTTTAGCATGTCGTGGAACAACGTGGAGCTAGTGGGAGCAACGTCTCTGGTGGCCGTGGAGGGCCCTGCACACAACCGAGTTAGAGCCCTCGTGGTAAGGGCTGTCAACCAACCCGATGCCCTCCGTAAGATCACTCTCATGGTGCAACCTCGCGTCTTGGCTTCCCTCAGTTCATGGTCGAACAGAGGTCGAATCACTGCCTTCAAAGAGGCCAAGAAGGTGACACTGGCAAGCATTGGCATGTATTTCGCAAGCATCGAGTCAGAAGATATTTTGGAAACGATTGATGATTTAGTTACGGGTGTTATCAGTGGAATCAGAGCTATTCCTATCAATTTCCCCGGGACTGCCCTTCACTATGCTCTCCAG TGTCGTAGGAGAGCCAAGGCGATCTTCAGGGAAGAGTTGGAGAAGAGGAGCAAGTTTGAAGCTTCAGTGGCCAAGAATGATCTTATGGAAGCACTGATGCAAATGAAGGACGAAGAAGGTAACCGGTTGAGTGAGGATGAGGTTCTTGATAACATTGTCACGCTTATTATAGCGGGATATTCGTCTACTTCTGTAGCTATCATGTGGGCTGTGTACTATCTGGCCAAGTATCCTGAAGTTGTGGTGAAGCTGCGG GAGGAGCACATGCTGCTTTGCAAGAAACTAGGAGACTTGGTCACATATGAAGAGATTGCTTCCTGCAAATATACAACTAAG GTGGTGGAAGAAATCATTAGAATGGCCAATATATCAGCATTTATCGTCCGAACTGCTAAGAAAGATGTCGACTACAAAG GATATAGGATTCCGAAAGGTTGGAAGGTTGCGTGTTGGCTTCGTTACTTTCAAACGAATCCAGAGCATTTTGAGGATCCCATGTGTTTCAACCCGGATAGATGGAAT GAGGCGCCAAAGGCGGGATCATACATGGTGTTCGGAGGGGGACCGAGAATGTGTGCTGGAAATATGTTTGCTCGGTTACAAGTTGCTGTTCTACTTCATCATCTGGTGTTAGGATACAg GTGGAAACTGGTGAATCCTAACGCGGGGATGACGTATCTTCCTCATCCAAATCCGGCAGATGATGTTGAAATTGATATCACTCGGATTTGA
- the LOC125202578 gene encoding ent-kaurenoic acid oxidase 1-like isoform X2 — protein MEMDLAGFWVAVAVSLAALFWWWNDYWYALPFRLHPGSVKLPPGYMGIPFIGEMPAFLWYFKLLCRPDDFINAKRRKYGDGLGLYRTYLFGSPTIITCTPSATKMVLQDESSFSMSWNNVELVGATSLVAVEGPAHNRVRALVVRAVNQPDALRKITLMVQPRVLASLSSWSNRGRITAFKEAKKVTLASIGMYFASIESEDILETIDDLVTGVISGIRAIPINFPGTALHYALQCRRRAKAIFREELEKRSKFEASVAKNDLMEALMQMKDEEAIMWAVYYLAKYPEVVVKLREEHMLLCKKLGDLVTYEEIASCKYTTKVVEEIIRMANISAFIVRTAKKDVDYKGYRIPKGWKVACWLRYFQTNPEHFEDPMCFNPDRWNEAPKAGSYMVFGGGPRMCAGNMFARLQVAVLLHHLVLGYRWKLVNPNAGMTYLPHPNPADDVEIDITRI, from the exons atggaaatggatTTGGCAGGTTTTTGGGTGGCCGTGGCGGTGTCGTTGGCAGCGTTGTTTTGGTGGTGGAATGATTATTGGTATGCTTTGCCGTTTCGCCTCCACCCCGGCAGCGTGAAGCTCCCTCCCGGCTACATGGGAATACCGTTTATCGGGGAGATGCCAGCGTTTTTGTGGTACTTCAAGCTGCTTTGTCGCCCCGATGACTTCATTAATGCTAAACGCCGCAA GTATGGTGATGGATTAGGACTGTATAGAACATACCTCTTTGGATCACCAACCATAATAACTTGCACCCCATCCGCAACCAAGATGGTGCTGCAAGACGAGTCTAGCTTTAGCATGTCGTGGAACAACGTGGAGCTAGTGGGAGCAACGTCTCTGGTGGCCGTGGAGGGCCCTGCACACAACCGAGTTAGAGCCCTCGTGGTAAGGGCTGTCAACCAACCCGATGCCCTCCGTAAGATCACTCTCATGGTGCAACCTCGCGTCTTGGCTTCCCTCAGTTCATGGTCGAACAGAGGTCGAATCACTGCCTTCAAAGAGGCCAAGAAGGTGACACTGGCAAGCATTGGCATGTATTTCGCAAGCATCGAGTCAGAAGATATTTTGGAAACGATTGATGATTTAGTTACGGGTGTTATCAGTGGAATCAGAGCTATTCCTATCAATTTCCCCGGGACTGCCCTTCACTATGCTCTCCAG TGTCGTAGGAGAGCCAAGGCGATCTTCAGGGAAGAGTTGGAGAAGAGGAGCAAGTTTGAAGCTTCAGTGGCCAAGAATGATCTTATGGAAGCACTGATGCAAATGAAGGACGAAGAAG CTATCATGTGGGCTGTGTACTATCTGGCCAAGTATCCTGAAGTTGTGGTGAAGCTGCGG GAGGAGCACATGCTGCTTTGCAAGAAACTAGGAGACTTGGTCACATATGAAGAGATTGCTTCCTGCAAATATACAACTAAG GTGGTGGAAGAAATCATTAGAATGGCCAATATATCAGCATTTATCGTCCGAACTGCTAAGAAAGATGTCGACTACAAAG GATATAGGATTCCGAAAGGTTGGAAGGTTGCGTGTTGGCTTCGTTACTTTCAAACGAATCCAGAGCATTTTGAGGATCCCATGTGTTTCAACCCGGATAGATGGAAT GAGGCGCCAAAGGCGGGATCATACATGGTGTTCGGAGGGGGACCGAGAATGTGTGCTGGAAATATGTTTGCTCGGTTACAAGTTGCTGTTCTACTTCATCATCTGGTGTTAGGATACAg GTGGAAACTGGTGAATCCTAACGCGGGGATGACGTATCTTCCTCATCCAAATCCGGCAGATGATGTTGAAATTGATATCACTCGGATTTGA